From a single Lolium rigidum isolate FL_2022 chromosome 7, APGP_CSIRO_Lrig_0.1, whole genome shotgun sequence genomic region:
- the LOC124676711 gene encoding protein UXT homolog yields the protein MSMAALEVRLRQEKVKKFEDFVDRRLKPDLVNAIAQRDNLFQQQKTFLDLKRNIENLENNGVTSMRSMVNIGSEVYMQAEVPDTRHIFVDIGLGFHVEFTWQEALRFISVREARLARQIDEYTHLIAGIKAQIKMVCEGIRELLQIPAE from the exons ATGTCGATGGCCGCGTTGGAGGTGCGTCTGCGACAGGAGAAGGTGAAGAAGTTTGAGGATTTCGTTGACCGACGGCTCAAGCCTGATCTTGTGAATGCCATTGCCCAGCGCGATAATTTGTTCCAGCAGCAAAAGACCTT CTTGGATTTGAAGCGAAATATCGAAAATTTGGAAAATAATGGTGTAACCAGCATGCGTTCCATGGTCAATATTGGCTCTGAGGTGTACATGCAAGCAGAAGT ACCAGACACGAGACACATTTTTGTTGACATTGGTCTTGGTTTTCATGTGGAATTTACATGGCAAGAAGCTCTGCGGTTTATTTCTGTAAGAGAAGCAAGGTTGGCCAG ACAAATAGATGAGTACACACACCTTATCGCGGGCATAAAAGCGCAGATCAAGATG GTATGTGAAGGTATCCGCGAACTCCTGCAGATACCAGCAGAGTGA